Sequence from the Castanea sativa cultivar Marrone di Chiusa Pesio chromosome 12, ASM4071231v1 genome:
TAGAATACCATGATGCTTAACCACTGAATTGAAAGATTTTGCAGGACAGTCCACTAGCTATACTAGAAAGATTTTGCAGGACAGTCTCCTTAGCTTAGCTGAGCAACTGAGCTAGAATGACTTTGCTGTGGGTTTTTTGACTCCTTGTTTCAGGGGACTATGCCCCATATCCCTTGTTGGATCAAAATTTATACTCTTTTCTTTGGGGAGAGACGGAGGTATCATTGGAACTATAAAATTCAATGGTCAGTGTAGGATCAATTTTGTTCTTTGTGCATCCCTAAAAATAAGTTACCAAAATTTTCCTATTAATTTGGGcactcaacaattttaaaaatgagaGCAAATTCTTGATAGACAATGTTTTCGTCCAAACCTATGTAGAGGAATGTCCTTCaactcaattaataaaattattcgCATAGATTAAATCACATGACTCAATAAATAAGGTAAaatctacaaattttttaaaacttaggaaaataataaaatatagcATATACACCTTTTCAAACGAAATAGATTGCTATTTTAAGACAACCAAATACGGGATAGTGGAAAAAGCAGATATGTCATGTGAGTGAGAAatctttttggaaaattaactTATAAGGCTTCAATACAAAATTGAAGTGGAGGAGGGGAGGAGTTGGAGGGTGATGGGGCATGGGGTATGGCacaattaaaattctaaaataatgacatatccATAGTTCAATAGAACCCATGGTGAAATGTCCCCTGTTTGCAGTCCACTGCCCCAAAACAATTACACTGGAAAAGCATGTGAGCAAAAACTAGAaactttattataatttatttatccCTGTCATTTGAAGCACATACCGCCCATATTGAATGGAATTATTACCCAAATGATGACAAAAGATGTCCATAATAAATCAAATAGCATTGCATTTGTGTGGTATATTATGAATTCAGTAGACCCTCTTCTCAATTCAGCAGCACAATCATTTAACAGAGGACATATCAGatttagagtatgaaaaaaaaaagtcaaatggtATTAAGAATGAATTAATCATAATTAGTGTGACTTAAAAGACTAGAAGAAATGATTGCCTAAATTACAAGCccaatatgtttttaaaaaaaaaaaaaaaagaataaaagaaaagaaaatgaaaatagttgTCCTTTGGACCAGAAAATTTTGTACTGACAAAGGTTTGCACACCTAAACTAAATGTCTCACAAACATCTCCAACGCTAACATCACACCTGCAACAGAGTCTGGACAAAGCCGTCACAGTTTGGTATCATATTTCTCACCAATCAGCAGCAAAGTTTAGCTTGAAATGTTAATCAAAGCAAAGAACGCCACCAGCAAAATGAAAAGCAGATTTGAGTTTCCTCTTAAAACTGATCCTGCAGAATTGTTTTGATCCCTAAAAGTGCCAACAAAAGAAGAATTAAAGAAGTTAGTGTGTATGAATGTGAGTGCACTAGAAAGAGAGAACGAGTTTCTAAGTTTCTAGACATACTTTGCTAAGTATTGGAGGGCACCACAATATAAAACATTGTCAGGTCGTCCCATTTCCGTTGCACCATTTTCCTGTGGATTGATAATTTTCATATAAGTTTCTTGGCCTAGATACCATCTATCAAGATTTTCGGTTCTAATGTTCCACACTCCAACGTTGTCCAGAGAAATAAGGACTGCTGTCCATCCCCCAGGGAAAACCTacacaacaaaaaaactttcaacACAAGACATACAACTGGGCCACACAGAAACCATCATTAACAATATAAGTACACTAGCATTTCTCACTTCTAAGAACCTTAATTTcttatagaaattttaaaaattatgaatcTAGCAGTTGAAAGGAATTTATTCACATTAGCTCCATGATTCCCTTGTATTACATGAAAAACGAACCTGTGTAGTGGAGCGAGAAATTGCATCCCATTTGTTATATCTACTTCTACTGTCTACTGTCCACTCATCAGTACCCATCCTGCACTCAATCAATCAATTTCTTACAATGCTTATACCTTAAGGCAAATGAGATATTATATAAACAAAGGAAAGATTCTTACCCAACCATAAAAAATGAATAGCCATCTACATGAAAACTCTGCATCACAGTGTCGTTGTTCTGAAATATGATTTCTATGAATCCCTTATATGTAGCATTAATAACAGATCTGTCCACCCGGGGTGTTCTGTTAAGAGGCTGATCAGGAAAATCAAGCTTATAAGCACCCGTCACATTATACTTGTCAGCAAGCCTGATTGGTGTGTCAGGATTGACAAATGAGATCCCGTTAAGTGTGGTTCGAAGCGTCCCATTAATTATTTCTGGTGGCACAGTCTTTATCACATAGGTCTGAGTCACATTAATTTGACCATAGTGAAAGGAACCTTGAGGATTAGGGCGAGCTCCACTTGCAGATACATTTTGCCTAAACAATATAGAATGGAATCTTTAAATATAAGCATATTAACAATTAAACTTCTATTACAAGAATTTCActaaaacataaatcaaaaagaaaagaaggggagTGCAACTAAAGTTCCTGCCCCGTCATTTATGATTTATCTGCATCGACTTAAAGCATGTATTACACCTAACTGCACCATCTGCAGAGGCAGATACTCAAAGAAGATTCTGTAATTTTTGGGCATGAATTACACTAACTGCCCCATCATTTATATTAGGCTTGATTACTGCTTGTGAtgtgtcatgactcatgagaaACCAAGCTATCCAAGACATCATACTCCTAAACGAACAAGGTGTTATGAAAACAAACCTGATGCTTAATGCTTGGTTCATTGACCATGACTTGTCATAAACATCATTTGGTGGGTCAGGGAGAGGACCAGTTGCTGGTCCTTTAGAATTGGAATAGCGTAAAACAGCAACACCGGTCACTCTTTGCCAAAGAGATTCATTCACAAATCTAGCACTTGCCACAATGTAGTAATCAGAACTTGCATTCTGGTCCATGGTAACCAAAAACGAATAAGATTGCCCAACATGAATATCTAAGGAAGTAAAATTTTGTTGCGTTGTATAGTATCCTTCTGTTTCTGCTAGAAGCAGAAAATGGTTTTGAATTCTAAAGTTCAAACTAGTTGAAATTCCAACATTGTGCACACGAATTCGATATGTTTTGCCTGCAAAACATAATGCTATAGCCAATTAATATCTCAAACTGCTAAAACCATTTGCAAGGAAAcataaacaacaaagaaatcCATATCATAAAATCAAAAATGAAGAACTAAAATAATATGATGTAGTATGGCCATTCTCCATATGCACGTCTTTGTGTGTTCTACAAACCTCTACAATCTCAAACTGATACCAGTAATTTTATAAGTAGCACTAGATTGGGCTTACTATGGACCATTGGAAACCAATGAACTTAAAGATTTAAATTTAGTAggcataaaaattaaacaaaacaagaTGTCAAGAAGTTGATTGAGAAAAAtgacttccaagttccaacaaaATCACTAAACTgaaaacattaaataaaaagagGAACTCAGGCATTAACTGATGACCAGATACACAATAGCTACCCAAGAGAAAATAAAGACCGATATGCCgtggaaaacaaaatttttgtgaaaacaaaaacaagaataaaaagaaagcaaatggtTTAACACATTTTCCCTACCAATGCTGAAAAAACATTACCTGGATCAACTTGAATGGATTCATAATCAATGCCATCAGGTACAAGGGTGTTGTTGTATCTGTAAGGCCCCTTTCCATTGATGAGAACTCCATCGGGCATTCCAAGGTCTTTTCCAGCATCAAGAGCTGATCGCAGTgcctaaaatttgaaaaaagttaAATCTACAATCCCACTACAATGTCCACAAGCAAACACCAACATAAAAACAAATACTGACCGTATGGTTCTGGATATACCAGTCACCTATTGTAATGGTGATATCCCCATCTGGCTGTGCAAAAGGAATTGCGATTATAACCCGATTATTAATAATGATAGGACCAAAGCCACCAGATGCTCTCTGAAAATTGAGAGATGGGAAGTAGAAAAAGCTCCCAATTTGATCCTTCATTTGAAACTGGTAAGTCCAATTCCTTTTTGGATGAATTGGACAATTTGTGCCAAGAACACCATCCTGCCAAGAGTCACGCCGCATCTGAATCCCAGACCTGCCACAAACATTAATCCCAAATATGTCAAAGGCCACTCCAAGCCAAaattaatgtttaaaaaaaaaactaaaataatattatattgtgCTGAAACCAACCAGGTCATCAGGAGATTTTCATCCAAATCATTATGTACATTGACATTAACATTGTCATTAGTAGTAGAATTGATTAGGGGACCTGGGAACTTTCCATTAACCGCAATAACCTGCAAaccataatttaataaaataggtAAAGTCACTCAAATCTTGATCAACTTCAACTTTACTCTTTCTAATTCAACAAAAATCAGGTCATAAACCtttgaagaaaatataaaaggaaGCAGGGAACAAAATCATGTAATTACattaaacaaatattaattAGAAAAGAATCACACCAACACAAGTACAGTTCTTGAATGGTGAATCATAATAATGGCAAATGAATGATAATAACAACAGTGACAAGAACaataatattgataattttttttataggtagatTGTAGATAGTGGGGGAAGGGGAATGGGGTTCAAACCACATACATGAGACATCACAAAGGATTTCCacaataaaattgataattaagaATGAATAGTTGAAACCAATATAGCATCCATCAAAATACAAAAGGATCCCAAATCACAAAAGGTAACTGCAGAAAGAGTGgataacaacaaaaacacaagcCCCACATTGTAAACATCGTCTGTATATGTATTAGATTACTTCTGTACTTCACcaataaactctctctctctcttggggATTGTTCATTTACTTCACCTACTACTCAAAGCACAATATCTGATAGAACTAAATACAAGtaatcaacttaaaaaaaaaaaaaaaagaacagccCAAAGAAAGGgaatatatacaatatatacaaaaccatacaaaaataaaaattttacagtGACACTTTTGTATCCTAATCTAATTTCAATAATAATCAATTCCCACTATCAGATAAACATATACAATATAAACATAGCTAACaataggaaagagaaaaaagcatacatgtacatacatacatacatacatacatacacatatataaaatctaaaagcaAATATAGAAAAACCACCTGTAATGACATGTTTGGACCTTAATCTACTTCAATCAACTTAAGCCTCATTCTCCAATATACATAGCCTAAACCATACATTGCTAACAATAAACAAGACCACATAGAAAAACCATCTCTAATGTCACTTCTAAAAGATTCAAgccacaacaaaacccaaattttttatattaaaaaaaaaatcaaaatagacTCCCATTGTTACAATCTACAAATAAAACAAAGCACACCCACATGGAAAAAAACaaatctttataaaataaagagagagcTGAGAAGTGAACCTGTTGAGGAACGCCGAGAGGTGATGCAGTGATGTAAGAGAGACGAAGGTCATAGAAAACACTTGGGTCAGCAGCAAAACAGAGGCTTGGAAACAGAGCAATGAGTAGCAATGAAAACAGAGTTAACAGAGAGACTCCAAACAGAGCCATGAAATTTGAATGCAAAATCTTGGGTTTATGGAATAGTAATAAGCagagcagaagaaaaaaaaatactctatAAAGATTTTAGTTTGGGGTTTACATAATAAGCAAACAAAGACTCACAAAACAGAGAAagtgtgtgtttttttgtgtgtgaatgtATGATAGTATTTTCTGAGAGttgttctgtttttgtttttcttgttttttgatTTGTCTGAGCGTGGTTCTTACTTCTTAGTCTgtaagaaagaatgagagagtaATGAGTAATGTGAAGAGAGGACTCAAGGCGTTAGTCTTTAAAACGTTTCTTTAATTTTGGAAAGTTTTGAGCGAAGTCCGCGTATGGTGACAGGGTACTGGCTAAGCCGGTTCAGTCTCTAGtgcctttgtttgtttttttattttttatttttttaggagggtctctttgaattttttttatttttttatttttatagaaaggaGTATTTagatttctttaaatatttGACTATTCTTTCAAATGTATATAATCTTTCCATCCTACACTCGGATATTACTGAGAGAAATCTCTTGAGAGTGGTCCTAAGATGTTGACAACAGGTTTCAATGTTAAGATTTCATTAATATCATAAGACTTTAGTTAGCTTCTTAAGGTTTCTTTGAAATTAACTATCTCACTctatttttatcttaatttagtttacaatgaaataataataataatgacagaaaagaaaaaataataataagtaagtaacaaaacaaattttaaaagaaatgaaatattataCTTGTATTTGGTATGTAATTAAAATAGTATCATTGGCTGATTTTTATGAAATTAATATTGCACTAATCACAACTTGGCTTCCTAATAAGTTAtgtaaaatgttgtgaaaattttcattttctaattttattaaaagaggGGTGAGGGTAAATTATACTTTTAGCTCCTAAATTTTGGAGTAAGTTAGATTTTGGTCTCTCAATTGTTCAAAGTTCATATTTCGTCcatgacattaaaaaaaaaaaggtgatttgattccttcatatatttttatatttatatgatttaCGGGATTTTAAGAAACACCATTTTCAAGGACCAAATAGAACCAACCACATATTTAAAGGGTTAACAATAAAACAAGCCTATACATGAAGGGACGAAAttattctctttttaaaattttagggatcaaattggaattttaaaattttaaggatCAAAACCAAATTTGTCTCAAATTTTAGGaactaaaattacaatttagaggaaaataaaaaggatcattcaaatcaaattagcagcatttttttttgctGGGGTCTTTTCCATAGACACGAGTGGAGTCTAATGATTGGATAATAGAAATTATGAATTTACAATGGTTTTAGAGAGTAAGAACCTTAAAAATGTTAAGGTCAAGATGCCTTATGATATGATGCAGTagtaatcaaaatttaaaagatatatatcCCGTTGGTGTGGGATTAAAGACTTGTGACTTTGGGTTCAAAGTTGTCATTGTCTAACTACTAATTTACAAacattttatcttatttgtataaatattttggtatgtATGCACAATGTTAAAATGGTGTTGTCACATTTTATATTACTGTATTGCAAACCAACCACCCTCAATATTGTAGATATATATGTACAACAACAGCTAAAAAATAATCTTTTCTTATTCGTTTTAGGAAAAAAGGGCTTTAATTcctatatttaatttatttgtatctTTTTCAATATCACAATCTAGGTGAAAGAGTTCATTGTccttcaaattatcaatatttacATCAAAAAGTAGTTAGTAGACCAATCACGTCTATTGTGCAACATTAACAAGTAATCatcctttttttcttaaataaagtAAGGTTTACCAGTTAGCTCagctggtaaagtttctgattgttgtataagagatctggggttcaatccccgcctacaccaaaaactgattggtgtcttggtctgataataaagagcaattatcagGAACAGATACCACAGGTTAAaactatctctaaaaaaaaattatatatatatattttttgcttaaACCATCCTAATGTTCAATGTTCACTTTTTATTAGTTAGGACCATTACAAATTAACTcgaaacttaaaatatatataagccaAGCAAATACCAGACCAACAATCCAAGataccacataatttttttccttttgatataACCAATAACTCTAGCCAAACAATAGTTTCTAAAACCACcatgtatttatatattaaaaatatacccTTGACCCTTCACACTTGTATCTATGGCGAAGAGAAAGCacacaaacaaataattattaatCAATAAGCCATGTTTATGTACAATAACCAATCATATCAAAACCATGAGTCCATGACATGCAAATGATATAATCTCATATCACAAATAAAGAGTGACATTGGTTCTCACCTAAAATTGTTAAAGACTTAAAAGTActatataaacaaaacaaaatttaaaatgaatttttaaccCTATAGTTTAGAAACGCAACAAATTAAacctatatattaaaaattaatcaattaaaccTCTAAGGATGAAATTacattaaataagaaaattgtaaaCCGAACTCAAGTTCTTCTCCATTATAGAGttaaatttgttatattttttaaaccttaGGGGTTAAtttatccacaacatttttacaacaaaatttaattgattACAACTacattatacttaaaaaaaacattaaataagaaagttgtaaatcaaactaaaaaaaaaaagttcttctCCGTTATAAAGTTAAATTTGTTACATGGTGGCTATAGATTAagagtttaatttgttacattttttaaaccTTAGGGGTTAATTTGCCATTTTTAAATCtacaatctaaaaaaatttgttatttatttgatttaggatataaaaaaaaacgtatTTGATTACAACTGCATTTTCCAAATTATAaggtataaaataaataaaataggtaTGCTAGGTATGGTATTACAAGTAATTTTAAATGACACTAAATTGTTGTATTCACCGGCTACAGCCGGTGACAGgtggagaagaagaagggggtGAGGATCATGGGTCATGAGTGAGGAGTGGCAACGAGGAGTCAGCTTCCACTGTATTCTTTGCACAAATTTCGGCGCCTTACTTGCTCTCAGACTTTTCTTTCTAGATTTTCTCTAACGttcacatttttattatttttattcattttttatttttattttttttctctgaaaaAGCAACCACATGCACAGCGCCACAGCCTGAGACCCCACCTTGATGTGGGCCCCAAAATCTTAGtctcttttcaaaattttgtttgccTAGTTGGCAAGTATCTGTATAAAGTGCCCCACCAAATCAATGGGTTAGGTTTAGGTTGTTTTTGGGGatgtttttccttttaggttGATCAAAATCTTACAACTTTGTACTAAACATTTTTTGCACTTTTGTCCAACACAacaattggaaaattttaaataactaaTCCGAAATTCTtgcaatatacaaaaaaaaaaaaaaatcaacataatataattttttagtatttattcattttttaaatattaaatttgataattataataattattaataaaaatttattatgatagatatttattttcaatttttgttgtgtCTATGACATTACTCAAAACTATATATTCTAACATTTATCAAAAAACTTTATATTCTAacattatttatgtatttattacaattgtgtttgtgtatgaaattatataatatactatttaaataaaatttaatgtaCCAAGATTCTAACTAAGAGTttaatatagaataaaatttaaattcaatttaaaatgtATATTAGAAAAACATGTATAATTGTGAggcttaaaaaatttatttgttacaatattaatattaaaaaagatcAATTCAAAGTAAAAtgactatatatatgtgtgtgtgtgtgtgtctagaGCAATTCATGCAGTTTTTCAACTTTGATAAGGATTAATGGCCGACCCGATTTGTAGATTCAATTGATTTGGTTGTTTATGCACTGGAATAAGTGCTATACGAAatattctctttgatttttctttttaagaaatatattctcttcttagatttttttttttttaaagttattctcttcttttcttagATTTAGATCCAATAAAACCCTTCAAATATATTTATcatttctctctaaaaaaaaactatcatcaaATTCATGCAAATTTTGAAACAAGTAAATATGTCGATGGGTCAAAATCCATTTTTactcatttaaaatatatggaTATTATTTTAGGAACTTAGCTTAAAGACTCTAGAATATcctaattattctttttttgatggCATCAGTCCATagttatatatatgtgtgtgtgcgcaaGCGCATCACTCCACACAGTCATGGAATAATTATTActtgaatagaaaaaaaatgtgttaattATGTTCATTTTATAAAGCGTAATTGTAATGCTACATAcatagttatttttaaaaacattcgAGTTAATAGACTTTTATTGATTCTCACTTGATTCTACTGTTGTCATCACTTTATAATTTCCTATTAACAATATGCTAACTTGATAGTTAttacattttttgtattttagagtTATtcttttagaggaaaaaaaatgttgaagtgGAATATTATTCATGTAGAATAGGAGGGTAGCTATATTtctatcttcttctcttttttttttcttttttttttttttttttgagaatagcTATTTCTATTTATTGCTTGtgcactaattttttttttccttgacaTAGTAAAAATAAACCATATCTAGAGGGAATAATTATTTCTGTTATGATTAAGTAACTGACTTAAATGTTGACAGGAATTGTCTACGCGGCTACACCTCAGAATAAGTGCCATGGAATTGGAGACAATATGAAACAGGAAATGTCATGCCCCTTCCaccttttagttttatcttGCCATCCTGTCATATACAGTCCTGATCTGTAATGTTCTTAGGAATATGCTCTTCTTGTATGCCTTAAACCTCTAAcaataaacttttcatttttctaatgGTAATataagattttcaaatttattaatataggaaattagaaattaataaATCGCTTATCCATTTTGGTTGAttataatataacaaaattaacTAAGAGGGTCAACCGAGATTGAACCGGTGGTCACTTGATTTGCAGTCAAATGCTCTCCCACTAAGCTATGGACTCAATTTTATGATTAatgattttcatatatttaaaaaaaaaaaattactatacacatgtgttataataataataatcattattGAGAAGATTGCCTTCCCTATTATGATTTTCCAACTTTTAATGCTTATTAAAAAGCATCTAAAAAATGCTTATTGACAAATAGCACGACTAAATTGGTTAGCTTAGTTGTAAAATAagatttcaaattcattaaTACGTAGATCTTTATAATCATTAATTAGAATTGCTAATGaaaattaatagtaaaaaagGGCCCAACCGGGATCGAACCGGTGACAACTTGATCTGCAGTCA
This genomic interval carries:
- the LOC142618745 gene encoding monocopper oxidase-like protein SKS1, whose product is MALFGVSLLTLFSLLLIALFPSLCFAADPSVFYDLRLSYITASPLGVPQQVIAVNGKFPGPLINSTTNDNVNVNVHNDLDENLLMTWSGIQMRRDSWQDGVLGTNCPIHPKRNWTYQFQMKDQIGSFFYFPSLNFQRASGGFGPIIINNRVIIAIPFAQPDGDITITIGDWYIQNHTALRSALDAGKDLGMPDGVLINGKGPYRYNNTLVPDGIDYESIQVDPGKTYRIRVHNVGISTSLNFRIQNHFLLLAETEGYYTTQQNFTSLDIHVGQSYSFLVTMDQNASSDYYIVASARFVNESLWQRVTGVAVLRYSNSKGPATGPLPDPPNDVYDKSWSMNQALSIRQNVSASGARPNPQGSFHYGQINVTQTYVIKTVPPEIINGTLRTTLNGISFVNPDTPIRLADKYNVTGAYKLDFPDQPLNRTPRVDRSVINATYKGFIEIIFQNNDTVMQSFHVDGYSFFMVGMGTDEWTVDSRSRYNKWDAISRSTTQVFPGGWTAVLISLDNVGVWNIRTENLDRWYLGQETYMKIINPQENGATEMGRPDNVLYCGALQYLAKDQNNSAGSVLRGNSNLLFILLVAFFALINISS